GCCGCGACCGATCGGGCGGTGCGGGGCGAGGTCGCCCTCTCGACGGCCGTCGCAGCGGGGCTCTTCCGCCGGGTCGCCGCGCTCGCGGCCGCGCTCGACATGACCGGCGCGGCCGGGGTCGCCCCCGGGCGCGGCGCGGGCGGCCCGCCGGCGGCGGGGCGGCCCGCCGGGTTGACGCCGCGCGAGCGCGAGATCGTCGCGCTCATCGAGCGCGGGCTCTCCAACAAGCAGATCGCCGCACAGCTCCACATCGAGCTAGCCACGGTCAAGAACCACGTGCACAACGTGCTCGAGAAGCTGCACGTGCGGCGGCGCGGCGACGCGGCGGCGCGGTGGCAGCGGCCGGCCGCGCTCTTCGCCCTCACGTTCGACCCGACGCACCGGCTCGTCGAGTAGGCGCGGGCCGCGGCGGCCGGGCGGAGGATCTAGTTCCCGATCCCCACCTCACGTGGGACCGGGGGTGGATTGCCCACCCGGGCGGGGGCGCCCACCGTGCGTCGTCGCGCCCCGCCCGCCGGCACCACGGCCGCGCGGTCCGGCGCGCCTTCGAGCATCGCGTGCCTCGATCGTCAGCGACCACCGCCGGCGCCGGTCGGGCGGGCGGACCGGCGGTCTCTCCCGACCCGCTCGACGACCTTCTCCCAGCGCTGCAGCGGCTCGACGCGCTGCTGGCGCGCGCGGCCGCGCGCGTGCCCGAGGTGTACGGCGCCCACGTCGTCGGCGACGCGTACCGCGGGCTGTACGTCGGCGCCGACGACGTGGACTGCCTGCTCGCCTGGCCGGCGGGGGGCGTGCCGCTCTACGCCGCGCCGTCCGACGGAGACGCCGACCTCGAGGATGGACGCGCGGCCGCGTCGGAGCCGGACACGCCGGACGCGGACCGGCCGACGCTCGGCGCGCTCGCGGCCGCGTTCGGGCTCGCGCCGTTCGACGTCGACGTGCTCGTGCTCGCGCTCGCCCCGGAGCTGGACCTGCGCTACGAGCGGCTCTACGCGTACCTGCAGGACGACGTCGCGCGCCGCCGGCCGACGGTCGACCTCGCGCTCAACCTGCTCTGCCAGAACGCGGCCGAGCGCCTCGTCCACCGCGGGCACTTCGCGCCGAACGCGCCGCTGCTGCGTCACCGCCTGCTGGAAGTCGCCGAGCCGGGCGCGCCGGGATCGACCGCGCCGCTCCTCGCCCGGACGCTCGTCGTCGACGAAGGGATCGTCAACGTGCTCGTCGGCGACGACGCGCTCGACCGGCGGCTCGCCGGGGCGTGCCGCTACCGGCGCCGCGACGCCGCCGTCGGCGCGCAGGTGCTCGGCGCGGCGGCGATGGACGCGCTGGTCGACGCGGCGCGCGGCATTCTGGACGACGGCGGGCGACGCCGCGTCCACGTGCACGGGCCGCGCGGGTCCGGGAAGCGCGGCGCCGCGGGCTCGCTCGCCGCCGCGCTCGGCGCGCCGCTGCTCGACGTCGACGTGGCCGCGCTCGTCGAGGCGCCGGACTTCGCGCGGCTCGTCGCGCTCGCGGTGCGCGACGCGTGGATGCGCGGCGCGGTCGTCTACCTGCGCAACGCGGACGCGCTACTCCGCGACGACCGCGCCGGCCGACGCGCCGAGCTGGACGCGGCGCTCGAAGCTGCGGCGGAGCTGGGGGGAGTGCTCGCGGTCGTCTCGACCCAGGCGCCGTGGCCCGCGGGCGACGCGGGCGACGCGACGACGGTCGCCTTCGGCCGGCCGGACTACGCGGCGCGCGCGGCGCTGTGGGCGGACGCGCTCGCGGGGGCCGCGGCCGACGCCCCAGCCGTCGGCGTGCCCGAGGCGGTCGTGCACGCGCTCGCGTCGCGTTTCCGCCTCACGCCGCGGCAGATCGCGCTCGCCGCGGGCGACGGCGCGCGCGCGGCGGCGGCCGGCGCGGACGCGGAGGCGGCGCTGTTCGCCGCGGCGCGGCGCCAGTCGGGGCACGAGCTCGCGGCGCTCGCCACGCGCGTCCCACCCGTGCACGGGTGGGACGCGCTCGTCGTGCCCGACGACGCGCGGGCGCAGCTGCGCGAGCTGTGCGCGCGCGTGGCGACGCGCCACCGGGTGCTGGACGAGTGGGGCTTCGCGCGGGTGCTGCCGCGCGGGACCGGGGTCACCGCGCTCTTCGCCGGGCCGTCGGGGACGGGGAAGACGATGGCGGCCGAGGTCGTGGCGGGCGCGCTCGGGATGGACCTGTACCGCGTCGAGCTGGCCGGGGTCGTGAGCAAGTACATCGGCGAAACCGAGAAGAACCTCGACCGAATCTTCGACGCGGCCGAGCGCGCGAACGGGATCCTGCTCTTCGACGAGGCGGACGCGCTGTTCGGCAAGCGCTCGGAGGTGCACGACGCGCACGACCGGTACGCGAACATCGAGATCAGCTACCTGCTGCAGCGGATGGAGGAGTACGACGGCGTCGCGATCCTCTCGACCAACCTGCGCGGCAACCTCGACGCGGCGTTCGTGCGGCGGCTCGCGTTCACCGTGCACTTCCCCTTCCCGGACGCGGCGAGCCGCGCGGCGATCTGGCGCGGCGTGTGGCCGGCGGCGGTGCCGATGGCGTCGGGCGTCGACCTCGGCGCGTTCGCGGCGCAGTTCCCGGTGAGCGGGGGCAACATCAAGAACATCGCGCTCGCCGCGGCGTTCCTCGCGGCGGCGGACGGGGGCGTGGTCGACACGGCGTGCCTCGTGGCCGCGACGCGCCGCGAGTACCAGAAGTTGGGCAAGGAGCTCTCGGCCGCCGAGCTGGGGGCGTTCGGCGCGGGGGGCGGGTGAGTCGGCGGCGGGCGTCGCGCGCGTCGCCGGCGGCCGGGGGGCGTCCCGCGCCGACCGCCCATGGCGCGCCGGCCCGCGACCGGCCGGGGGCGGAGCGGGCCGCGCTCGACGTCGCCCGCCGCGCGGGGAACGCCGCGTTAGGCCGGGCGCTCGAGGACGCCGCCGGGGGACGCGCGGGCGCGCCGCTCGACGCCGGACTCGCGGCGCGGCAGGCGCGCGCGCTCGGGCGGCCGGTCGACGGCGTGCGCGTGGTCGACGACGCCGCGGCCCACGCGGCGGCGCGGTCGCTCGACGCCGCGGCGTTCGCCGTCGGCCGCACGGTCTTCCTCGGCCCCCAAGCGCCGCAGTTAGGCTCGGCGGCCGGCGCGCGGCTGCTCTCGCACGAGCTCGCGCACGTGCTGCAGCAGGAGGACGCCGGCCCCGCGCGCGAGGCGCGCGTGGGCGCGCCCGGCGACGCGCACGAACGCGCGGCCGACCGGGCCGCGGCCGGCGGCGGCGTGGCGCCGGTCGCGGGCGCGCCGGCCGCGCTGCAGCGCGAGCCGGCCACGCGAGGCGCCGCGCCCGCGCCCGCCGCGACGGACGCCCCGGACCGGACGCCCCCCGCGACGGTGGCGCGCGCCGAACTGACCGAGATCCTGCGCGGCTACTTCGAGCGCGTGCTCGCGCAGCAGGGCGGGAGGGGCGTCCGCGTGACCGACGACGTCAAGGTCGCGCTGCGGCGCGCCTTCCTCGGCGATCCGATGGGCGAGATCGGTATGAGCGCGTACCTCGACCGGCCGAGCTTCCCGGGCGCGCCGGCCGCGCTCGCGGCGGAGGTGGCGCAGCGGATGCCCGACCCGATCGCGCGCGCGCGGGTCGCGCACCTCGTCGCCGGGCCGGCCACGTCGCCGGCCCAGGGGACGCTCGCGCGCGTCGGCGACCTCGCCGCGTCGACCGCGCCCGCCGTCACGCCCGAGCAGCAGCAGTCGCAGTGGGCGTTCGACCAGGCGGCCAAGGACCTGCGGCGGAACGAGAACGCCGTCGGGCCGTTCGGGCTCGACCTGCAGCGCGCGTTCGCCGTCGGGCGGGGGCTGCCGAAGGCGCTCAAGGGCCCGGGCGCGGCAGGGCCGGCCGAGCGGAGCTACCCGGCCGTCGACGCCGCGGTAAACGCGGTCGCGCCCGGCGCGCTGACGCCGGCGGAGGTCGCGGGCACGCCCGCGGCGGACGAGTACGCGGACGCGCAGGTCGTCGCGCGCACGCTCGCCCGCGACCTCGACGTGGCGCAGCAGCAGCGGCGGGGCGTGGTCCCGCTCCGGTTCGGCGCGAACTATCTCAAAGCGAAGGACCGCGACGGCGTCGTCGCGGCGGTGGCGCGGGTCGTCGCGCTCGTCCGCGACGCGCTGCCGCACCACGCGTCGGCGGTCGACGCCGTCGACCTCTACTTCGGCGAGTTCCGCGTGCGGCGGATCCCGCTCGGGGCGACGGCCGAGTGACCGCGCCCGGGGCGACGGCCCCCTCGCGCGCGGAGCCGGCGGCGTCCTCGCACCGCCGGTCGCCCGTGCCCGCGGCCGCGACGCGAGCGGCGCCGTCGGCCGCGCCGGCACTGCGGCCCGGCAACCGCGCGACGGGCGCGCTGCTGCAGCGGCAGTGCGCGCACTGCGCCACGGGCGGCGCGCCGTGCGCCGAGTGCGAGGAGGAAGAGGCGCGCCTGCAGCGGTCGGCGGTCGCGGGCGTGCCGGCGGGCGCCGCCGGCGCGCCCCCCGCCGGCGTGCCCGCCTCGGTACGGCAGGTGCTCGGCGCGGCGGGGGCGCCGCTGCCCGCGGCGTTGTTAGGCCTGATGGAGTCGCGCTTTGGGCACGCGTTCGGGGACGTGCGCGTGCACACCGGCGCGCGCGCGGCGGCGTCGGCGGCCGCGGTGGACGCGGCCGCGTACACGGTGGGGCGGCACGTGGTGTTCGGCGCCGAGCGGTACGCGCCGGGGACGCCGCGCGGCGACCGGCTGCTCGCGCACGAGCTCGCGCACGTGGTGCAGCAGCGCGGCGCGGCGGTCGACCTCGACCGGCTCGCGGTGGACGGCGACGTGTCGGGGGCGGCAGAGCGCGAGGCGGAGGCGGCGGCGGAGCGGGTGACGGCCGGCGGCCCGGCGGCGGTGCCGCCGGCGTTAGGCCCGCGGGTGCGGCGCGCCGGCGTGCAGCGGCGGATGGTCGAGGACGAGGCGGCCGGCGGCTGCGGGATCTGCCACGGCGCGCAGGAGGCGGGGATCGAGGCGCACGGCCTCATCCAGGCGGAGTTCCGCAAGACGTTCATCGACGCGATCGGCAAGGGCCCGGCGGGCTCGGGCAACGTGCACTTCAAGGAGCTGAACATCAGCGAGATCGGGGCGGCGCCCGGGGACGACAACTTCCGCCTCGACCTGGCCGTGGTCACCCCCGAGGGGCGGCTGCTGATCGGCGAGATCAAGCCGGCCAACACCGAGCAGCTGACCGCGGGGACGGCGCAGCTCGACTTCTACGCGGACCTGATCACCGAGCGGCGCGGCGAGCGCCCCGGGCGCATGAAGGGGCCGCTCGTGTCGGGGCCGATCGTCTTCCCCAACCCGCTGACGCCGGACTGCCCGACGCCGCAGCTGCTGCACGTCAACGAGCCCGTGGACGGCGTCTACACGTACTTCTGCACGCCGACGCGCCGGGAGCTGATGGAGAACCCCGACTGCCGCTGCTGGAAACGCCGCCGCAAGAAGAAGGAGGAGCGCAAGAAGGTCCGGAAGCCGGACGAGAAGCGCGACGACAAGCGCGACCGCCCGCCGGTGCCGATCGACGGGCCGGTCGGGGTCGACACGCCGCACGACCCGGGGGTTCCGGTCGACCCGCCCGTCCCGGTGGTGCCGCCGGTACCGGTCAACCCGCCGATCCCCGTCGTGCCGCCCGTGCCGGTGGACCCGCCCGCGCCGGTGAAGCCGCCCGCGCCCGAGACGCCGCCGGACGTGCCCGACACGCCCAACGTCCCCGACACGCCTAACGCCCCGGATACGCCCAACGTGCCCAACGTGCCGGACGACGGCGGCAAGGTCATCCCGTTCCGGCCGAGGCCGAAGCCCGCCCCCAAGCCGGCGCCCGGCGAGGAGCAGCTCCCGGCCGCCGCCCGGACCGGCGTCGCGCTCCTGCTCCTCGGCCTCGCGGTCCGCTACGGCGCGCCGAAGGTCGTGGGGGCGCTCGGCCGCGGCGCGCTCGGCCGCGTGGCGGCGCCGGTGCTCGCCGCGCTCGCCGTGCTCGCGATCGCGAACGGCGCGGAGGCGAGCGTCGGGCTCGACGGCGACGACCTGCTCGAGACGCTGTTCAAGACCGCCGGCGACAAGGGCGTGCACCTGCCGGACGACCTCAAGGAGGCGATCAAGAAGGACCCGAAGCTGCGCGAGCTGCTCGTCAACTCGGGCAAGAAGGGCGGGGACATGACGGCGGCGCAGCAGCAGCTCAACGAGCAGCTCATGCGCGTGATCACGGAGCACCGCGACGAGTTCAGCGACGAGGAGCTGGAACAGCTGGCGAAGGACATCGACGGCGCGAAGGGCGCGCTGCCCCAGGGCGACGCGACGGTCGAATCGATCAAGCAGCAGATCGCCGCGCGCAAGGCGGGCAAGGCTGGGGGCGGTGGCAACGGGGTCGTCCCCACACCGCCGCCGAGCGGGGCGAAGGTCGACGAGCCCAAAGGCGGGGCGGGACAGGCCGGGGGCGACAAGCCGCCGCCGATCCCCGGGATTCCCGACGACCTGCGCAAGCGGCTCGCCGCCGACAAGCCGGCGACGGCGATCCTCAAGGAGATCGTGACCGAGGAGAAGGGCGCGCCCAAGCTCGACGCGACGTTCGTCGAGGGGCTGCTCGCGATCACGAAGAACGCGACCCCGCCGCTCACCGAGCAGGAGGCGGCCGAGCTCGCCGCCGCGGTCACGTCGGCCAAGGGGAAGACGGCGGAAGAGGTGCTCGAGTCGGTGCGGAAGGCCGTGGCGTCGCGCAAGCCGGCGGACGGCACGGGGACGGGGCAGGACGGCGACGCGACCGCGGCGACCGACGCACCGGCGCCGGTCGCGCCGGGGCAGGGGAGCGGTGGGCCGGCCGGACTCGCCCCGTCGTCGGTCGATACGAGCCCGGCCGCGCGTAAGGCGACGCCGAAGGACAAGGTCGACGCCGCGGCGTTCGGCAAGGCGCTCAAGACCTCGAAGCTTCAGGACCGGTTCAAGAACATCCCGCCCGACTCGCTCTGGCTCCTGTACCTGCCGCCGGCCGCCCCGGTGAAGGGGGGCAGACTCGACGGGTTGATCGTCGGCCGCGACGGGGCAGGGACGCTGTTCATGGGGCAGTGCACGGTCACGATCACGGCGGTCGCGAGCCCCACGGCGGTGACCGTCACCGTCCCCGGAGGCGTCCGCCTGTACACCGAGGCCAGCCAGGTCCACGGCACCACGAGCGCGACCACCGGGGCGCTGGACTGGACCGGGCGGGCGGCGGCGCAGAAGGCCGATGCCGCGAAAAAGAAGTGACGCCCGACGGGCCGGGTGGGCGGGATCTAGACCCGTCCCTGAACCCAACTCCATCCCGCCGGCCCATGTCGCCGCCGCCCGCCGGCCGCGACACTAGCCGCTCCACCGCCCTCCCGGACCCCCCACCGGAGCGAGATGCGTGAGGCGCGTCCGGGTCCTCCTCGCGGGAATGCCGCCGATGCAGCAAGAGATCGTGGAGCGCGCCGCGCGGGCCGCGCCGGACGTCGAACTGGTCGGCCCCGCCCTGCCGGGCGCGCCGGCCGGCGCGCTCGCGTCCGCCGTCGCGCGGACGCGGGCCGACGTCGCGATCGTCGCCCTGTCCGACGCGGCGGCGGTGGCGGCGTACGGCGGCCTGCTCTACGCGCACCCGCGCCTGCGGCTGCTCGCGGTCACCGACGGCGGGCGCGGCGCCGTGCTCTACGAGCTCCGGCCGCACGCCGTTCCGCTCGGCGAGCTCTCGGCCGGCGGCCTGCTCGACGCCGTCCGCGGCCCGTCGCCGCACGTCGCGTGACGCGCCCGACGACGCGCCACCCCGGGTGCGGCCTGCCTAACGCCGCTCGGAGGCGCCGGTGCTCCGGCTGCTCGACGTGATGCTCCGCGACCTGCTCGTCGGCGAGCTGGCGGCGCTGACGAGCGACCAGCAGGTGCGCTTCCAGCCGCCCGACTCCACGCTGCGCACCGACGTGGCCAACCTCAACGCGCCCGCGCTCGACGTCTACCTCGTCGACCTGCGCGAGAACCGGCACCTGCGCTCCAACGAGCGCACGCGCACGGTGACGGGCGGCGTGTCGTTCGCCGAGCGCGTGCCGGACCACGTCGACTGCCACTACCTGATCTCGGCGTGGAGCCCCGCGCAGCCCGCGCCCGGCGTCGAGCCGACGCTGGACGAGCACGCGCTCCTCTACGAGACCACGGCGGCGCTCATGCACGCGGCGCCGCTCAACCCGGCGCGCGTCTACGCCGCGAACCCCGGGGCGCTCGCCGCGTGGCCCGCGCGCTTCCGCGACGAAGACCTGCCGACGCGCGTCGCACCGCCCGACGGCTTCGCCAAGCTCGCCGAGTTCTGGTCGGGGATGGGGAGCGACATGCGGTGGAAGCCGGTCGTCTACCTCGTCGTCACGCTGCCCGTGGCCGCGCTGCGCGACGTGGAGGGGCCGGTCGTCACGACGCGCTTCGCGGACTACCGCGTGCGCGACGTCCCCGCGACGGCCGAGGTGCTGCTGCAGATCGGCGGGGCGCTGTTCGACGCGTCGGGCGGCGCGGACGCGCCGGTCGCGGGCGCGTGGGTCGCGATCGAGACCCTCGCCGGGGTCACCGTGCGCCGCGCGACCACCGACGCGCTCGGCCGCTTCACCTTCGAGCGCCTGCGCCCCGGCCCGTACCGGCTGCGCGCGAGCGCCGTCGGGCTCGGGACGCTCGCGCGCGTCGTCGACGTGCCGTCCGCGACGGGCGAGTACGAGCTGCGCTTCCCGTGACGTTCCCTCGTTAGACACGCCGGTTCCACACCGCCCCACCGCCCAGAGGACCGCATGGCCGTCCAGGTCTCCTACCCCGGCGTCTACATCGACGAGTTCGCGCCCGGCGCGCCGATCGAGGGCGTGGGCACGGGCGTCGCGGCGTTCCTCGGCCCCGCGGCGCGCGGCGAGATCGCGGCGCGCCCGGCCGGCGCGCCCGCCGGCCCGACGTTGATCACGAGTTGGGACCAGTTCCGCGCCGAGTTCGGCGACGGGCCGCTGCCGGGGTTCTACCTCTGGTACGCGGTGCGGGGCTTCTTCGAGAACGGCGGGCAGACCTGCTACGTCGCGCGGGTCAGCAATGGCGACTACCAGACCATCGACCTCGACGACCGGGAGGGGACGCCGCGGCCGGTCGTGCGGGCGCGCGCGCGCCAGCCGGGCGCGCCCGCCACGCCGCCCACGGTCGCCGTCGCGCTGCGTCACCTGCTCACGACGGCCGACACGGAGCTGTACCGGCCGACCGGCACGCTCTCGGCCGCGCCGACCGGGCGCAACTACCCGTTAGGCGTCGGCGAGGGGCCGCGCTTCCGGCCGGGCGACGCGCTCGCGCTCGGCGGCGCGGGGGCGCTGGCGGTCGTCGCCGGCGTCGCCGGCGACACGCTCCGCCTCGACCGCGACCTACCCGGGCCGTTCGCGGCGGGCGACGCGGTGCGGCTCGCCGACTACGCGCCCGGCGCGCTCACGGTGCGGGTGCAGTCGACCGCGCTCGGCGTGGCGGCCGCGCTCGTCCCCGGCGCGGTGCTCACCTTCGAGGTCGGCACCGCGACCGCGCACTCGGCCGTCGTCGACCGCGTGCTCCCCGAGTTCATCAGCCCGACGCTGACGACGTACCGCGTGACGTTCCGCGACGGGCTGCGCCGCGCGGTCGCGCTCACCGCCGCCGCGCCGCTCCAGTCGGAGGAGATCGACCTCACGGTCGCGGCCGGCGCGCCGCGGCCGTACCAGAGCCTCGGCCTCGACCCGGCGCACCCGCGCTACTACGTGGCGGTCGTGAACGACGACGCCGACGGGCCCGTGCGCCTCGACCTCGTCGACCCGCCGCCGCCGGTACCGATGCCGCTGTCACTGCCCGCGGCGCAGGCGGCGATCGCCCTCGCCGGCGGGGCGGACGAGACGCTCGCGACGCTCGCGACGTCGGACTACACCGACGCGCTCGACACGCTACGCGAGGTGGACGCGGTGAACCTCGTCGCCGCCCCCGACGCCAGCGTGGAGACGCCGACGGTGAGCGTCGCCGCGGTGCAGGGGGCGGTCCTCACGCACTGCGAGCTGCTCGGCGACCGCTTCGCCGTGCTCGACGCCGCGGCACGCGCGCTGCCGTTCGCGGCCAACGGCTCGGTGCCGAGCGTGGAGACGCAGCGCGCGGGGCTGACGTCGGGGCGCGGGTACGCGGCGCTCTACTACCCGTGGCTGCGCGTGCCGCCGTCGGGCTCGGGCCCGCTCGTGCTCACGCCGCCGTCGGGGCACGTGTGCGGGATCATGGCGCGCACCGACGCGACGCGCGGCGTGCACAAGGCGCCCGCCAACGAGGAGGTGCGCGGCGCGCTCGGCGTCGAGCGCACGATGAGCGACGTCGACCAGGGCCTGCTGAACCTGCAGGGGATCAACGTCATCCGCGTGTTCGGCACCGGCGGACGCCCAGTGCTCTGGGGCGCGCGCACGACGGCCGCGGACACCAACTGGCAGTACGTCAGCGTGCGGCGGCTCTTCCTCTTCCTGGAGGAGTCGATCGAGGAGGGGATCCGGTGGGCGGTGTTCGAGCCCAACAACCTCTCGCTCTGGCAGAAGCTGCGGCGCACGATCACCGACTTCCTCACGCGCGCGTGGCGCGACGGGGCGCTGTTCGGCGCCAAGCCCGAGGAGGCGTTCTACGTGCGCATCGACGAGGCGCTCAACCCGTTCTCCGAGCAGGCGCTCGGCCGACTGCACATCGAGATCGGCGTGCGCCCGAGCTACCCGGCCGAGTTCATCATCGTGCGGATCGGGATCTGGGACGGCGGGCAGCAGGTGGACGAAGGCTGAGCCGCCGCCCGCGCACGCCCCCCACCGACGACCGACGCCTAACCTCCGACGCCCATGGGCACCGCGGTCCGCATCGACCCGTACTTCAACTTCAACTTCCTCGTCGAGATCGACGGGATCGCGCGCGCCGCCTTCCACGAGGTGAGCGGCTTCGACTCGACGGTCGACGTGATCGAGCACCGCGAGGGCGGGAACAACCTCACGCCGTACAAGCTGCCGGGGGTCACGAAGTACAGCAACATCGTCCTCAAGTGGGGGATGACCGACGACGCGCAGCTCTACCAGTGGCACCGCGACGTCGTGCGCGGGACGGTCCGGCGCCGCAACGGCTCGATCGTCCTGCTCGACCGCGGCGGCCAGGAGGTCGCGCGCTGGAACTTCTTCAACGCGTGGCCCTCGAAGTGGGACGGGCCCGACTTCAACGCCGAGGGGAACGACGTGGCGATCGAGACGCTGGAGCTGGCCCACGAGGGGGTGGAGCGCGCATGACCGCCGCCCCCAACACGCGCGCCCCGAACCGGAGGCCGTAGATGTTCGCCACCGAGCACGAATTCACGCTGCCGATGGGCTACCTCGACCCGGAGGGCACGCTGCACCGGCGCGGGGTGATGCGCCTGGCCACGGCCGCCGACGAGATCCTCCCGCTCAAGGACCCGCGCGTCCAGAAGAACGCCGCCTACCTCGCGGTGCTCCTGCTCGCGCGCGTCGTCACGCGGCTCGGCCCGATCGAGCCGGTGACGCCGAACGTGATCGAGGGGCTGTTCGCCGCCGACCTCGCCCACCTGCAGGCGCTCTACAACGAGGTGAACCGCGTGGACGAGGGGGCGACGGTCGTCTGCCCGCAGTGCCAGCACGCGTTCGCGCTCGACGGGGCGCTGGCGGGGGGGTCGTAGGCTACCCCCTCGACCAGCTCCGCGAGGAGGTAGCCTTTGTCGCCTACCATTTCCACTGGCCGCGCGAGGAGATCATGGCGCTGGAGCACGCGGAGCGCCGGCGGTGGGTGGGCGAGATCTCGGCCATCAACCGCCAGGTGAACGGCGAATGACGGACCGGACGGCGGATTCGTTCGGCGCGTGGGCGCCGTGGCGGCGCGCCACGCGGTTTGCGGCCCGGCTGGCCGCGCGGCACGCCGCCGGCGCGCCGCGGCGGCCGGCGGCGCGGCGCGTGTTCGTGCGCGCGGCGGCGGCCGCGCCGCGGGCCGCGCGGACCCTCGCCCGGGTGCAGGCGCGCGTGGCGCTGACGCTCGCGCACGTGACGCGGGCGGCGCGCGCGCCCGACCGCCCTGCGCGGCGCGCGGTCGTGCCCGGCGTCCTCGCGCGCGCCGCCGTCCTCGCGCCCCGCGCGGTGGCGGCGCCGCGGGCGGCCGCGCGGGCCGGTGCGGCGGCCGAGCGGGTCGCGGCGCGCGCCGGGCGCGTCGAGCGCCCCGGAGGGCCGGCGTTCCGCCCGGGCGCGGCGGACGCGCGCGTGCCGCCCGCGCCGCGCGTGGCGCGAGTTGTTAGGCGCGTAACCCCGCCCGCCCCTCCCGCCGACATCGGCTGGGGCGCGCCCGCGGGCGCGGTCGTGCGCCGCCCCGCGGCTCCGATCGCCTTCCCGCCCGCGGAGCTGGACCGCGTGGCCGACCACGTGATGCACGCCATCGACCGGCGCCTGCACGCGCACCGCGAGCGGCGGGGGAGGGGCTGACGTGGCGCTCGAAAAGGCGACGATCACCAACACGGTCACCGGCCAGCGCGTCGGCGTGCAGTTCAACCCCGAGGAGTACTCGATCGCGCGCGAGGTCAACTACGCGCAGGCCGCCGTGCCCGGGCTCAGCGCGCCCCTGCTCCAGTTCGCGCACGGCAACATGCAGACGCTCGAGATGGAGCTGCTCGTCGACACGTACGAGGCGCACCCGGGGCCGGGCGCGACCGCGGCGGGCGACGACGTGCGGCCCGTCGTGCGGCGGATCACCGACCTGATGAACGTCGACCCGACGACGCACGCGCCGCCGGTGCTCCTCTTCACCTGGGGGACGCTCACCTTCACCTGCGTGCTCGCGCGCGCGACGCAGCGCTACATCATGTTCCGCCCGGACGGGACGCCGGTGCGCGCGCGCGTGCAGGTCAGCTTCAACGAGTTCCGCAACGGCGACCTCGAGGCGAAGGAGGTCAAGCGCGAGACGGCCGACTACAGCAAGCTGTACGTGGTGGGGCAGGGCGAGACGCTGAGCGCGATCGCCGGGCGCGTCTACGACGACCCCGCCGCGTGGCGCCCGATCGCCGTGCACAACGGCATCGACGACCCGCGCGCGCTCGCCGTCGGCCGGCGCCTGCTGGTCCCCACGCTCCCCTTCCGCGACCCCGAGACCGGCGAGGTGACCGCGTGACCGCGGGCCTGCTGTTGGGAGCGACGCCGCGCGCGACCGGGCTGCGGTACGCGCCGGACTTCCGCCTCGGCATCGGCGGGCGGCCCGCGCCGGCCGCGCTCCGCAACGCGGTGACGAGCGTGCGCTACGAGGACGGCACCGGCGCGGCGGACCGCGTCGA
The sequence above is a segment of the Gemmatimonadetes bacterium T265 genome. Coding sequences within it:
- a CDS encoding DNA-binding response regulator, with translation MLRVLVAGDIRIYRDGIVAHLRSLGRFAVVATAASPDETVARGREFAPDVVVLDMAMPASLDVARELLRAAPGTKVVALTVPDVEHAIVACAEAGVAGYVPREGSLDDLVAATDRAVRGEVALSTAVAAGLFRRVAALAAALDMTGAAGVAPGRGAGGPPAAGRPAGLTPREREIVALIERGLSNKQIAAQLHIELATVKNHVHNVLEKLHVRRRGDAAARWQRPAALFALTFDPTHRLVE
- a CDS encoding phage tail protein; translation: MGTAVRIDPYFNFNFLVEIDGIARAAFHEVSGFDSTVDVIEHREGGNNLTPYKLPGVTKYSNIVLKWGMTDDAQLYQWHRDVVRGTVRRRNGSIVLLDRGGQEVARWNFFNAWPSKWDGPDFNAEGNDVAIETLELAHEGVERA
- a CDS encoding peptidoglycan-binding protein, with the protein product MALEKATITNTVTGQRVGVQFNPEEYSIAREVNYAQAAVPGLSAPLLQFAHGNMQTLEMELLVDTYEAHPGPGATAAGDDVRPVVRRITDLMNVDPTTHAPPVLLFTWGTLTFTCVLARATQRYIMFRPDGTPVRARVQVSFNEFRNGDLEAKEVKRETADYSKLYVVGQGETLSAIAGRVYDDPAAWRPIAVHNGIDDPRALAVGRRLLVPTLPFRDPETGEVTA